A part of Caldisericia bacterium genomic DNA contains:
- a CDS encoding XdhC/CoxI family protein → MHEVDIFKKGNELLEKGEIFSIVTIVDSQGSSPGKPGFKMLVTKNGETLGTVGGGNLEYFLTKEAVKAIEEEKPKIITKELRELGMSCGGSITAFIDVIGIKDKIYIFGAGHVGYSLYNFLKYLPFKIIVVDDREEYAKEDRFPNAKVFKENMIEFAKNMEIKERDFIVIVSRAHNIDFGVVKEILRKEKEPFYLGLIASKNKANEFREKLKYEGFPEEKINKIHSPIGLEINAITPDEIAISIIAEIIKIKNS, encoded by the coding sequence ATGCATGAAGTAGATATTTTCAAAAAGGGAAATGAATTGCTTGAAAAAGGAGAGATTTTTTCAATAGTTACAATAGTTGATTCTCAAGGGTCATCTCCTGGCAAACCTGGTTTTAAAATGCTTGTTACAAAAAATGGAGAAACCTTAGGAACAGTTGGCGGAGGAAATCTTGAATATTTTTTAACAAAAGAGGCAGTAAAAGCAATAGAAGAAGAAAAACCGAAAATTATTACGAAAGAGCTGAGAGAACTTGGAATGAGTTGTGGAGGAAGCATTACAGCATTTATTGATGTAATTGGAATAAAAGATAAAATTTACATTTTTGGCGCAGGTCATGTTGGATATTCACTCTATAATTTTTTAAAATATCTTCCTTTTAAAATAATTGTAGTTGATGATAGAGAGGAATATGCAAAAGAAGACAGATTTCCAAATGCTAAAGTTTTCAAAGAAAATATGATTGAATTTGCAAAAAATATGGAAATAAAAGAAAGAGATTTTATTGTTATAGTTTCAAGAGCACATAACATAGATTTTGGTGTTGTTAAAGAGATTTTGAGAAAAGAAAAAGAGCCATTCTATTTGGGATTAATTGCAAGCAAAAATAAAGCAAATGAATTTAGAGAAAAATTAAAATATGAGGGTTTTCCTGAGGAGAAAATAAATAAAATTCATTCACCTATTGGATTAGAGATAAATGCTATAACGCCTGATGAAATAGCAATAAGTATAATTGCAGAAATTATAAAGATTAAAAATTCTTAA
- a CDS encoding nucleotidyltransferase family protein has translation MKIFGIVISAGEGRRMEGRIKQLLPWKNSTILGTIIETLKDSDLDKIYIVLGYENKKIYNSIKTLLTDKFDVIINENYKKGMLTSIQEVLKIVPSDFDGFIVFLGDQPFLKKETVKLLIDEVKKDSFPIIVSCYKGERGHPTFISMKFKDKILSLDPEKEGLRDIIYNARNKNLVLDLETNDPDTVKDIDTYEVYIKEKEEHNA, from the coding sequence ATGAAAATTTTTGGAATTGTAATATCGGCAGGAGAGGGAAGAAGAATGGAAGGAAGAATAAAACAACTCCTTCCTTGGAAAAATTCAACTATTTTAGGAACAATAATTGAAACTCTTAAAGATAGCGATTTAGATAAAATTTATATAGTTTTGGGTTATGAGAATAAAAAGATTTATAATTCTATAAAAACATTATTAACAGATAAATTTGATGTTATAATAAATGAAAATTATAAAAAGGGAATGCTAACATCAATACAAGAAGTTTTAAAGATTGTTCCATCTGATTTTGATGGTTTTATAGTTTTTTTAGGGGATCAACCATTTTTAAAAAAAGAGACAGTAAAATTACTTATAGATGAGGTAAAAAAAGATAGTTTTCCAATTATTGTTTCTTGTTATAAAGGTGAAAGAGGTCATCCAACTTTTATTTCTATGAAATTTAAAGATAAAATTTTGTCTCTTGACCCTGAAAAAGAGGGTTTAAGAGATATAATTTATAATGCAAGAAATAAAAATCTTGTTCTTGATTTAGAAACTAATGATCCAGATACAGTTAAAGACATTGATACATATGAAGTTTATATAAAAGAAAAGGAGGAGCATAATGCATGA
- a CDS encoding diacylglycerol kinase family lipid kinase produces MDENKIYYFIINPVAGVGKSLKIWKKIKKFLEKLKIKFEYMITEYPGHATEIAKEAIKRGFKYIISVGGDGTTREIAQGIENNDCVLGIIPAGRGRDLPRSLNIPKNPFKALQLILDDGNIVEIDHPKLDSTRFLNFSGIGLDAEVTYIANKKFRGLGILSYLLGLFYVLYYWKLPEFVLKIDGKIKKVKAYLITIANGKYGGGGMQISPLSDIKDGYLDVIIFHKMPKLRFLYHFPKVYLGGGHIKISGVESLKCKKIEVEGENFVKTQADGDLFGGLPKTFEIDNKKIKILTGLNVK; encoded by the coding sequence ATGGATGAAAATAAAATTTACTATTTTATTATTAATCCAGTTGCAGGCGTTGGGAAATCACTTAAAATTTGGAAAAAGATTAAAAAATTTCTAGAAAAATTAAAAATTAAATTTGAGTATATGATAACAGAGTATCCTGGACACGCTACAGAAATAGCAAAGGAAGCAATAAAAAGAGGTTTCAAGTATATAATTTCAGTTGGTGGTGATGGTACAACAAGAGAAATTGCTCAAGGTATTGAAAATAATGATTGTGTATTAGGAATTATTCCAGCAGGAAGAGGAAGAGATCTTCCAAGAAGTTTAAATATTCCAAAAAACCCATTTAAAGCACTTCAATTAATTTTAGACGATGGAAATATTGTTGAAATAGATCATCCAAAACTTGATAGCACAAGGTTTTTAAATTTTTCTGGAATTGGTCTTGATGCTGAAGTAACATATATTGCAAATAAAAAATTTAGAGGTTTAGGAATTTTATCTTATCTTCTCGGCCTTTTTTATGTTTTATATTATTGGAAATTACCTGAATTTGTATTAAAAATTGATGGAAAAATTAAAAAAGTTAAAGCATATTTAATAACAATTGCAAACGGAAAATATGGTGGAGGAGGAATGCAAATTTCTCCTTTATCTGATATAAAAGATGGTTATTTAGATGTAATTATCTTTCATAAGATGCCAAAATTAAGATTTTTATATCACTTTCCAAAGGTTTATCTTGGTGGAGGTCATATAAAAATAAGCGGGGTGGAATCTTTAAAGTGTAAAAAAATTGAAGTTGAAGGAGAAAATTTTGTTAAAACACAAGCAGATGGTGATCTTTTTGGTGGATTGCCTAAAACATTTGAGATTGATAACAAAAAAATAAAAATATTAACAGGTCTTAATGTTAAATAA
- a CDS encoding amidohydrolase produces MIKVFYNGRIYDENFDLKKTLVVCNDKILYLGDENDLTLPFKKELIDLKGNFVLPSFFDSHIHLGLFSKSLFEINLTNLDNFDLVIKKLKEKDTKENVIFGFGWDDEKWEVKPNKKYLDEIFGNRFVILKRRDGHSVWVNTSVLNFLNITKDSIFKGGKVEIDENGEPTGILRDRAGDYVLERFKDKVDYKNFIENGIKRLYSYGITAICNMDGDILEHLIEKKYKLRIFNAIPINKFEDFSKIGLRSFFGDDFLKIGGIKIFMDGSLGSKTCFMKEGFIDEPQNKGLSYYDYEELKDLVKKINEKGFCLWVHAIGDLANELVLKSFLEVGINKYNRIEHAQIVSENFFNDLKKGNFFLSVQPSHIILDFYKVNKFLGERGKYTYTFKTFLDLNQTLCFGTDAPIEDIDPLRGIRVSTERIINGREFYRNEEIDIISAFKAYTINPAKSVNMENKIGSLKYGKLGDFIIFEGDPLKLNAKVKEVYIGGEKVYG; encoded by the coding sequence ATGATAAAAGTTTTTTATAATGGAAGAATTTATGATGAAAATTTTGATTTAAAAAAGACCCTTGTGGTTTGTAATGATAAAATTTTATATTTAGGTGACGAGAACGATTTAACCCTTCCATTTAAAAAAGAATTAATAGACTTAAAGGGAAATTTTGTTTTACCCAGTTTTTTTGATTCACATATTCATCTAGGTTTATTTTCAAAATCTCTTTTTGAAATTAATTTAACAAATTTAGATAATTTTGATTTAGTTATAAAAAAACTTAAAGAAAAAGATACAAAAGAAAATGTTATATTTGGATTTGGATGGGATGATGAAAAATGGGAAGTTAAACCTAATAAAAAATATCTTGATGAGATATTTGGTAATAGATTTGTCATTTTAAAGAGAAGAGATGGACATTCTGTATGGGTAAACACATCTGTTTTAAATTTTTTAAATATTACAAAAGACAGTATCTTTAAAGGTGGAAAAGTTGAAATTGATGAAAATGGTGAACCTACAGGAATTTTAAGAGATAGAGCAGGTGATTATGTTCTTGAAAGATTCAAAGATAAAGTTGATTATAAAAATTTTATTGAAAATGGTATTAAAAGACTCTACTCCTATGGAATTACAGCAATATGCAATATGGATGGTGATATTTTAGAGCACCTTATTGAAAAAAAATATAAATTAAGAATATTTAATGCGATTCCTATTAATAAATTTGAAGACTTTTCAAAAATTGGATTAAGAAGTTTCTTTGGTGATGATTTTTTAAAAATTGGTGGAATAAAGATCTTTATGGATGGTTCTTTAGGCTCAAAAACGTGTTTTATGAAAGAAGGCTTTATAGATGAACCTCAAAATAAAGGATTAAGTTATTACGATTATGAAGAATTAAAAGATTTAGTTAAAAAAATAAATGAAAAAGGCTTTTGTTTATGGGTACATGCAATTGGTGATTTGGCAAATGAACTTGTTTTGAAATCTTTTTTAGAGGTTGGAATTAATAAATATAATAGAATTGAACATGCTCAAATAGTTTCAGAAAATTTTTTTAATGATTTAAAAAAAGGTAATTTCTTTTTGTCTGTTCAACCATCACATATAATTCTTGATTTCTATAAAGTAAATAAGTTTTTAGGTGAAAGAGGAAAATATACTTACACATTTAAAACATTTTTAGATTTAAATCAAACTCTTTGTTTTGGAACAGATGCACCAATTGAGGATATTGATCCATTAAGAGGAATAAGAGTTTCTACAGAAAGGATAATCAATGGAAGAGAGTTTTATAGAAATGAAGAGATTGATATAATTTCTGCATTTAAAGCATACACAATTAATCCAGCAAAAAGTGTGAATATGGAAAATAAAATTGGTAGTTTAAAATATGGTAAATTAGGAGATTTTATAATTTTTGAAGGAGATCCATTAAAGTTAAATGCAAAAGTAAAAGAAGTTTACATTGGAGGTGAAAAGGTTTATGGATGA
- the groL gene encoding chaperonin GroEL (60 kDa chaperone family; promotes refolding of misfolded polypeptides especially under stressful conditions; forms two stacked rings of heptamers to form a barrel-shaped 14mer; ends can be capped by GroES; misfolded proteins enter the barrel where they are refolded when GroES binds) has translation MAAKQILYSEDARKKLLDGVDAVANTVKVTLGPTARHVVLERKFGSPVVSDDGVSIAKEIELKDPFENLGAQLLKEVASKTNDVAGDGTTTATVLAQEMIHEGLKLVSAGANPVLLKRGMDDAVKEVVEYIKKVAMKVDEKKRIAEVATVSSKDPKIGEAIANAMEKVGKDGVITVEEWQGLDIKVELVEGMQFDRGYISPYFITDPEKMEVELREPFIVITDKKISGIQEFLPLLEKIVQTGRPFLVIAEDVEGEALATLVVNKVRGTFQCCAVKAPGFGDRRKEMLMDIAILTGGQVISQDLGIKFENVTLDMLGRADKVKVDKDNTTIVGGKGAKKDIEARIAQIKKQIEETKSDYDREKLQERLAKLSGGVAIIKVGAATETEMKERKHRVEDAVAATKAAVEEGIVPGGGVIYINAQKVLDKIKNGDTDYIAGVNIVRKALEAPLRQIADNAGEKGVMIVEKIKESKDGIGFNAETHKIENLLDAGIIDPAKVARSALQNAESIASLLLTTEASVTEIPEKEKASPPPMPEY, from the coding sequence ATGGCAGCAAAACAAATTTTATACAGTGAAGATGCAAGAAAAAAATTGCTTGATGGAGTTGATGCAGTTGCAAATACTGTAAAGGTTACACTTGGACCAACAGCAAGACATGTTGTTCTTGAAAGAAAATTTGGATCTCCTGTTGTTTCTGATGATGGAGTTTCGATTGCAAAAGAGATCGAACTTAAAGATCCATTTGAAAATTTAGGAGCCCAACTTCTAAAAGAAGTTGCTTCAAAAACTAATGATGTTGCTGGTGATGGTACAACCACAGCAACAGTTTTAGCACAAGAGATGATTCATGAAGGTCTTAAATTAGTATCTGCAGGTGCAAATCCAGTTCTTCTTAAAAGAGGAATGGATGACGCAGTAAAAGAGGTAGTTGAGTATATTAAAAAAGTCGCAATGAAGGTTGATGAGAAAAAGAGAATTGCAGAAGTTGCAACAGTTTCTTCAAAAGATCCAAAAATTGGTGAAGCAATTGCAAATGCAATGGAAAAAGTAGGTAAAGATGGTGTTATTACAGTTGAAGAATGGCAAGGTTTAGATATTAAAGTTGAACTTGTTGAAGGAATGCAATTTGATAGAGGTTATATTTCTCCTTATTTCATTACAGACCCTGAAAAAATGGAGGTCGAATTAAGAGAGCCATTCATTGTAATTACAGATAAAAAGATTTCAGGAATTCAAGAGTTTTTACCACTTCTTGAAAAAATAGTTCAAACTGGGAGACCATTTTTAGTAATTGCAGAAGATGTTGAAGGTGAAGCGCTAGCAACATTAGTAGTAAACAAAGTTAGAGGAACATTCCAATGTTGTGCTGTAAAAGCACCAGGTTTTGGTGATAGAAGAAAAGAAATGTTAATGGACATTGCAATACTAACTGGTGGTCAAGTCATTTCTCAAGACCTTGGAATTAAATTTGAAAATGTTACACTTGATATGCTTGGTAGAGCAGATAAAGTTAAAGTTGATAAAGATAATACAACAATTGTTGGTGGTAAGGGAGCAAAAAAGGATATTGAGGCTAGAATTGCTCAAATTAAAAAACAGATTGAAGAAACAAAATCTGATTATGATAGAGAAAAACTTCAAGAAAGATTAGCTAAACTTTCAGGTGGTGTTGCAATTATCAAAGTTGGAGCAGCAACAGAAACTGAAATGAAAGAAAGAAAACATAGGGTTGAAGATGCAGTTGCTGCAACTAAAGCGGCAGTCGAAGAAGGAATCGTTCCTGGTGGTGGAGTAATCTATATTAATGCACAAAAGGTTCTTGATAAAATCAAAAATGGTGATACTGATTATATTGCAGGAGTTAATATTGTTAGAAAAGCACTTGAGGCTCCTTTGAGACAAATTGCAGATAATGCTGGTGAAAAGGGAGTTATGATAGTTGAAAAAATAAAAGAGAGCAAAGATGGAATTGGATTTAATGCTGAAACACACAAGATTGAAAATCTACTTGATGCAGGAATAATTGACCCTGCAAAAGTTGCAAGATCTGCTCTCCAAAATGCAGAATCAATTGCATCTCTCCTTTTAACAACTGAAGCATCAGTAACAGAAATTCCAGAAAAAGAAAAAGCATCACCTCCTCCAATGCCTGAATATTAA
- the groES gene encoding co-chaperone GroES: MKLKPIGDKIIVEPEKEEEKTKSGIVLPDTAKEKPQKGKVIAVGPGKVLDNGQRSPMEVKVGDTVIYSKYAGTEVKIEDKEYLILSDRDILAIIE, encoded by the coding sequence ATGAAATTAAAACCAATTGGTGACAAGATTATAGTTGAGCCTGAAAAAGAAGAAGAAAAAACAAAATCTGGAATAGTTTTACCAGATACAGCAAAAGAAAAACCTCAAAAGGGTAAAGTTATTGCAGTAGGTCCTGGTAAAGTTCTTGATAATGGACAAAGAAGTCCAATGGAAGTTAAAGTGGGGGATACTGTGATTTACTCAAAATATGCAGGAACTGAGGTAAAAATTGAAGATAAGGAATATTTGATTTTATCTGATAGGGATATTTTAGCAATAATAGAGTAG
- a CDS encoding HD domain-containing protein, with the protein MIDILKKQIGSLKDFLELNYISLKTKNGEIYIGEKSNGFIKYKIKIDENTTFEVARNEDFDEKEISVLNFFVKITFDTYLKEGYLNLMDNENHNYYKVNGFLNYINQSNITLKDELVKILIETIKVKDQETYEHSKGVAYYSKLISSKFFNDENKIKDIEIAALLHDIGKISIKEQILFKPSSLREDEFEEIKKHPEIGYKIVSKSDVLKDVANFILLHHEWENGMGYPFGLKGDKIPIEAKIVSVSDYIEANLQGRNYTKRKTISELIRDLESLKGTKFNEEIVNKAIEVLKIIEEDGASIIY; encoded by the coding sequence ATGATAGATATACTAAAAAAGCAGATAGGTTCTTTAAAAGATTTTTTAGAACTTAATTATATTTCTTTAAAAACAAAAAATGGAGAAATTTATATTGGAGAAAAATCCAATGGATTTATCAAATATAAAATTAAAATTGACGAAAATACAACTTTTGAAGTAGCAAGAAATGAAGATTTTGATGAAAAAGAAATTTCTGTTTTAAATTTTTTTGTAAAAATTACCTTTGATACATATTTAAAGGAAGGATATTTAAATTTAATGGATAACGAGAACCATAATTATTATAAAGTGAATGGATTTTTAAATTATATAAATCAAAGTAATATAACATTAAAAGATGAACTTGTCAAAATTTTAATTGAAACGATAAAAGTAAAAGACCAGGAAACATATGAGCATTCAAAAGGAGTCGCTTATTATTCAAAATTGATATCATCAAAATTTTTTAATGATGAAAATAAAATAAAAGATATTGAAATAGCAGCACTTCTTCATGATATTGGAAAAATTTCTATTAAAGAACAAATTTTGTTTAAACCATCAAGTTTAAGGGAAGATGAATTTGAAGAGATAAAAAAACATCCAGAAATTGGATATAAAATTGTTTCAAAAAGCGATGTCTTAAAGGATGTTGCTAATTTTATTCTTTTACATCATGAATGGGAAAATGGAATGGGTTATCCTTTTGGACTAAAAGGAGATAAAATTCCAATAGAAGCGAAAATTGTATCAGTTTCTGATTATATTGAAGCAAATCTTCAAGGAAGAAATTATACAAAAAGAAAAACAATATCAGAATTAATTAGAGATTTAGAATCACTTAAAGGTACAAAATTTAATGAAGAAATAGTAAATAAAGCAATTGAAGTTTTAAAAATAATAGAGGAAGACGGTGCAAGTATTATATATTAA
- a CDS encoding secondary thiamine-phosphate synthase enzyme YjbQ — MQVLYIKTRKRVEAIDITESILNFVKESGIQNGILIVYVPHTTCGLTINENADPSVIEDILNKTSELIPRVSNYKHFEGNSDSHIKSAIFGISHQLLIENGKVLLGTWQGIFLLEFDGPRERKVYLKIIKNG; from the coding sequence GTGCAAGTATTATATATTAAAACAAGAAAAAGAGTCGAAGCAATTGATATAACTGAGTCAATTTTGAATTTTGTTAAGGAAAGCGGTATTCAAAATGGTATTTTAATAGTTTATGTTCCTCACACAACTTGCGGTTTAACAATTAATGAAAATGCAGATCCAAGTGTAATAGAAGATATTTTAAATAAAACTAGTGAACTTATTCCCAGAGTATCAAATTATAAGCATTTTGAAGGAAATTCAGACTCTCACATAAAATCAGCTATTTTTGGCATATCTCATCAACTTTTAATAGAAAATGGAAAAGTTTTGCTTGGCACATGGCAAGGAATATTTTTATTAGAATTTGATGGTCCAAGAGAAAGAAAGGTGTATTTGAAAATAATAAAAAATGGATGA
- a CDS encoding AEC family transporter produces the protein MITKIISFLILIFLGFFLKKIKFLNENEGELLRKILFNVSLPSLVIFSILTSNFSGSFYKLFFIVPVSMIIQFFITFILGSIYFKDKKELATLILICVMGNTAFLGYPLVEMFFGTKNLPFGIFYDQVHFYTFLIIIYPLISYISRSENRGIKSSFITPPVISFLISLILRNFTMPQIVIESLNVLKQSVTPLVLLYLGINLDLNITKKDLTYLIPVIILKLILLPYITFFVTNFFKVEEIIKNVSLLQSMMPTMMATIIFGSQIGLNKKIIAKAVGITTIFSSLTISILSKALIG, from the coding sequence TTGATAACGAAAATAATTTCTTTTTTAATTTTGATTTTTCTTGGATTTTTTTTAAAAAAGATTAAATTTTTAAATGAAAATGAAGGAGAGTTATTAAGAAAAATATTATTCAATGTTTCGCTTCCATCTCTTGTGATTTTTTCAATATTGACTTCAAATTTTTCTGGCAGTTTTTATAAACTTTTCTTTATTGTTCCAGTTTCAATGATAATACAATTCTTTATAACATTTATTTTAGGTTCAATTTACTTTAAAGATAAAAAAGAACTTGCAACATTAATTTTAATTTGTGTTATGGGAAATACTGCTTTTTTAGGATATCCTCTTGTTGAAATGTTTTTTGGTACAAAAAATCTTCCATTTGGAATTTTCTATGATCAAGTTCACTTTTATACTTTTTTAATTATCATATATCCTCTTATATCTTATATTTCTAGAAGTGAAAATAGAGGCATAAAATCTTCTTTTATAACACCTCCTGTTATATCTTTTCTTATATCTCTTATCTTAAGAAATTTTACAATGCCTCAAATTGTTATTGAATCCCTCAATGTTTTAAAACAATCAGTCACTCCTCTTGTTCTTTTATATCTTGGTATAAATCTTGATTTAAATATAACAAAAAAAGATTTAACATATCTTATTCCAGTAATAATATTAAAACTTATACTTCTTCCATATATAACTTTTTTTGTTACAAATTTTTTTAAAGTAGAAGAGATTATAAAAAATGTATCACTTCTTCAATCAATGATGCCAACTATGATGGCAACAATTATATTTGGTTCACAAATTGGATTAAATAAAAAAATTATTGCAAAAGCAGTTGGAATAACAACAATTTTTTCTTCATTAACAATATCTATTTTATCAAAGGCTTTAATAGGTTAA
- a CDS encoding bis-aminopropyl spermidine synthase family protein, with protein sequence MDRLREEILFILSRKNGDFFEIISKSNFTAKEVMDELKKMKDEGLIEEKNGVFELKNKIEIKISTDFVCDKCKGRRVYDKEGLWKNLKKKYEEIAKLRPKPVQVYDQGVIDSETAIGRFLYMLTRGDVYKKKILILGDDDLMGILFSLSNITDEIVVLEIDKRLVNFINEIKKDYKLNNLTAYEYDAREKLPENFVDKFDTFFTDPVETVEGLLIFVSRTLAGLKGNGNAGYFGLTSIESNGEKWLKIQRGLNDMNLVITDIVRNFSFYELSDDILKSDLLIVKENPFNIQNPKFYWYNSHLYRVEVVGTKKPKYIDSVNLGRELYFDEYTYVVKP encoded by the coding sequence ATGGATAGATTAAGAGAAGAGATTCTTTTCATACTCTCAAGAAAAAATGGAGATTTTTTTGAAATAATATCAAAAAGTAATTTTACAGCAAAAGAAGTTATGGATGAACTTAAAAAAATGAAAGATGAGGGTTTGATAGAAGAGAAAAATGGAGTATTTGAATTAAAAAATAAAATAGAGATTAAAATCTCAACTGATTTTGTTTGTGATAAATGTAAAGGGAGAAGAGTTTATGATAAAGAGGGGTTATGGAAAAATCTAAAAAAGAAATATGAAGAAATTGCTAAATTAAGACCAAAACCAGTTCAAGTTTATGATCAAGGGGTAATTGATTCTGAAACTGCAATTGGAAGATTTTTATATATGTTAACAAGGGGAGATGTTTACAAAAAGAAAATTTTGATATTAGGTGATGATGATTTAATGGGAATTTTATTTTCATTATCAAATATAACTGATGAAATTGTTGTTCTTGAAATAGACAAAAGATTAGTAAATTTTATAAACGAAATTAAAAAAGATTATAAATTAAATAATTTGACCGCTTATGAATATGATGCAAGAGAAAAACTTCCTGAAAATTTTGTTGATAAATTTGATACATTCTTCACTGACCCAGTTGAAACAGTAGAAGGTCTTTTAATTTTTGTCTCCAGAACTTTAGCAGGTCTTAAAGGAAATGGCAATGCAGGTTATTTTGGGCTTACATCAATAGAATCAAATGGAGAAAAGTGGTTAAAGATACAGAGAGGATTAAATGATATGAATCTTGTAATAACAGATATAGTTAGAAATTTCTCATTTTATGAATTAAGTGATGATATTTTAAAAAGTGACCTTTTAATTGTTAAAGAAAATCCATTCAATATACAAAATCCAAAATTTTACTGGTATAACTCTCATCTATATAGGGTTGAAGTTGTTGGAACAAAGAAACCGAAATATATTGATAGTGTTAATTTGGGAAGAGAATTATATTTTGATGAATATACATATGTTGTAAAACCATGA
- the alr gene encoding alanine racemase — translation MSDENVLLRPFWAEINLDNLKKNYLFLRSIVKDKKLISVVKADAYGHGAPEIAGELEILGSDYFAVATLEEGIELRTRGISKPILIFGYIFPKQADYIVNFSLTPTLYSLDFAKELNNICEITKEKVNVHIKIDTGMGRVGILWNEAVPFIKEVLKFKNIYIEGLYAHFSSADEKDKTFTILQYERFMKVINELEKENIKIPLKHHGNSATVIDLPEYILDGVRCGISLYGLRPSDEVKKVKLYPVMSLHSKIIFLKKVPPGTPISYGRTYITKKESIIGTLPFGYADGYPRILSNKGEVVFKGRRAKIVGRVTMDQVMIDLTKFKDAKVGDDVIIMGKEGREEITADEIAKKCKTINYEIVTRIGKRVPRVYIKNGEVIKIKTLLDR, via the coding sequence ATGAGTGACGAAAATGTTTTATTACGGCCCTTTTGGGCAGAAATTAATCTCGATAATTTAAAGAAAAATTACCTTTTTCTAAGAAGCATTGTTAAAGATAAAAAGTTAATTTCTGTTGTTAAAGCAGATGCATATGGTCATGGAGCACCTGAAATAGCAGGTGAGCTTGAAATTTTAGGAAGTGACTATTTTGCTGTTGCTACACTTGAAGAAGGAATTGAATTAAGAACAAGAGGAATATCAAAACCTATACTTATTTTTGGATATATTTTTCCAAAACAAGCTGATTATATAGTGAATTTTTCATTAACTCCAACTTTATATTCACTTGATTTTGCAAAAGAACTTAATAATATTTGTGAAATAACAAAAGAAAAAGTTAATGTACATATAAAAATTGATACTGGAATGGGCAGAGTAGGAATTCTCTGGAATGAAGCAGTTCCTTTTATAAAAGAAGTTTTAAAATTTAAAAACATTTATATTGAAGGTTTATATGCTCACTTTTCTTCAGCAGATGAAAAAGATAAAACATTCACAATACTTCAATATGAAAGATTTATGAAAGTTATAAATGAACTTGAAAAAGAAAACATAAAAATTCCTTTAAAACATCATGGTAATTCAGCTACTGTAATTGACCTTCCAGAATATATTTTAGATGGAGTAAGATGTGGAATATCTCTTTATGGATTAAGACCATCAGATGAAGTTAAAAAAGTAAAACTTTATCCTGTAATGAGTTTACATTCGAAAATTATTTTTTTAAAAAAAGTTCCTCCAGGAACTCCAATTAGTTATGGAAGAACCTATATTACAAAAAAGGAGAGTATAATAGGTACACTTCCGTTTGGTTATGCAGATGGTTATCCAAGAATTTTATCTAATAAAGGTGAGGTAGTTTTTAAGGGAAGAAGAGCAAAAATAGTTGGAAGAGTAACTATGGATCAAGTCATGATTGACCTTACAAAATTTAAAGATGCTAAAGTTGGTGATGATGTTATAATAATGGGGAAAGAAGGAAGGGAAGAAATTACTGCAGATGAGATAGCAAAAAAATGTAAAACTATAAATTATGAAATTGTAACAAGAATTGGGAAGAGAGTGCCAAGAGTTTATATAAAGAATGGAGAAGTTATAAAAATAAAAACTCTTTTAGATAGATAA